In the genome of Pseudomonas bubulae, one region contains:
- a CDS encoding heme acquisition protein HasA, which translates to MTISVTYNSLYGDISVKDVLSEWSTGFRTADHGTVNTGGFNTGGRAMTGEQYATQGANGSKYAFVAESNTDNGLNYVFNQKLSAGDNMNHYLWGNLDNVQLGEVLGGGKGSDFTLGDYTASFNGLDLSAASDAGRAGNAVQDVIYGLMKGDVSGLEGVLNNLLSGFGLSTDSTFDQLAAAGLAHADAPLAADISLVGVLDVAQDWALAA; encoded by the coding sequence ATGACTATCTCAGTAACTTACAACTCTCTGTACGGCGATATTTCGGTTAAGGATGTGTTAAGCGAATGGTCGACCGGTTTCCGCACTGCCGATCATGGCACAGTGAATACCGGTGGTTTCAACACCGGTGGTCGTGCAATGACAGGCGAGCAGTATGCAACTCAGGGTGCCAATGGTTCGAAATACGCCTTTGTGGCTGAGAGCAATACGGATAATGGTTTGAACTACGTGTTTAACCAGAAACTGTCTGCGGGCGACAACATGAACCACTACCTGTGGGGCAACCTGGATAACGTGCAGTTGGGTGAAGTGCTTGGCGGTGGTAAGGGCAGCGACTTTACCTTGGGCGACTACACCGCCTCCTTCAACGGCCTCGACCTGTCTGCCGCCAGCGATGCCGGCCGTGCGGGCAACGCTGTTCAGGACGTGATCTACGGCCTGATGAAAGGCGACGTATCGGGTCTGGAAGGCGTGCTCAACAACCTGCTGAGCGGGTTCGGCCTGAGCACCGATTCAACCTTCGACCAACTGGCGGCAGCTGGCCTGGCTCACGCCGATGCACCACTGGCGGCTGATATCAGCCTGGTGGGCGTGCTGGATGTGGCTCAGGACTGGGCACTGGCGGCGTAA
- a CDS encoding TolC family outer membrane protein — MVCTGPVQALGLLDAYDLAVRNDPTFQAAIEERAAGEENRALGRSALLPTLSWNYNNSRNESEVTQASTRTDRDYRSYAATLTLQQPLLDYEAYARFRQGAAQALFSDERFRSKSQYLAVRLLNAYSQALLAQERIELSRAQKRAFAERLQLNQRLLKGGEGTRTDVLETQARLSMAVAEEIEAQDNQDAALRELEAMLGEPLQIEQLAPLAAHFVIAPLEPQRFESWRELALANNPELASQQHALTSAEYEVERKRAGHLPKLSLYASSRQTSSDSESTYNQKYDTNSVGIQLTVPLFAGGSVSASTRQAARQLSQAQYELDAQTASTLVDLRKQYNLNSSAAAKVRAYEMAVESAGALVQATQKSVSGGERVNLDVLDAEQQLFSAKRDLAEARYAYLLARVQLRYYAGVLNEGDLRQVAGYFRAH; from the coding sequence ATGGTGTGCACGGGGCCGGTGCAGGCATTGGGGTTGCTGGACGCCTACGATCTGGCCGTGCGCAATGACCCGACCTTCCAGGCCGCCATCGAAGAGCGTGCCGCCGGTGAGGAGAACCGCGCCCTTGGCCGCTCCGCGTTGCTGCCGACCCTGTCGTGGAACTACAACAACTCACGCAACGAGTCTGAAGTCACCCAGGCCAGCACCCGGACCGATCGCGACTACCGCAGTTATGCGGCAACCTTGACCTTGCAGCAACCGCTGCTGGACTACGAAGCCTACGCACGATTCCGCCAGGGCGCGGCGCAGGCGTTGTTTTCTGATGAACGCTTTCGCAGCAAAAGCCAGTATCTGGCGGTGCGGCTGCTTAATGCCTATAGCCAGGCCTTGCTGGCACAGGAGCGCATTGAACTGAGCCGTGCGCAAAAGCGTGCTTTTGCCGAGCGTTTGCAGCTTAACCAGCGATTGCTCAAGGGCGGCGAGGGCACCCGCACAGATGTGCTGGAAACCCAGGCGCGCCTGAGCATGGCGGTGGCCGAAGAAATCGAGGCGCAAGACAATCAGGACGCTGCCCTGCGGGAGCTGGAGGCGATGCTTGGCGAGCCGTTGCAGATCGAGCAGCTGGCCCCGCTGGCGGCGCACTTTGTGATTGCGCCGCTGGAGCCGCAGCGCTTTGAAAGCTGGCGCGAACTGGCACTGGCCAATAACCCGGAACTGGCCTCGCAGCAGCATGCGCTGACCTCGGCTGAGTACGAGGTGGAGCGCAAGCGGGCCGGGCACTTACCCAAACTCAGCTTGTATGCCAGCAGCCGTCAGACCAGTTCTGACTCCGAAAGTACCTATAACCAGAAATACGACACCAACAGTGTCGGCATTCAGCTCACCGTGCCGTTGTTTGCGGGGGGATCGGTGTCGGCATCGACCCGCCAGGCCGCGCGGCAATTGTCCCAGGCCCAGTATGAACTGGACGCGCAAACAGCCAGCACGCTGGTGGACCTGCGCAAGCAGTACAACCTCAATAGCAGTGCTGCGGCCAAGGTGCGGGCCTATGAAATGGCGGTGGAGTCCGCCGGTGCCCTGGTGCAGGCGACGCAGAAAAGCGTGAGTGGCGGCGAGCGGGTCAATCTGGATGTGCTGGATGCCGAGCAGCAGTTGTTCAGTGCCAAGCGGGATCTGGCCGAGGCACGCTATGCGTATTTATTGGCACGGGTACAGCTCAGGTATTACGCGGGGGTATTAAACGAGGGGGATTTGCGGCAGGTGGCGGGGTATTTTCGGGCCCATTAA
- the trmA gene encoding tRNA (uridine(54)-C5)-methyltransferase TrmA: MSALPFDSATYAVELEAKANRLRELLAPFDAPEPQVFDSPLKHFRLRAEFRLWREGGERHYAMFAQDDKRTPILIEDFPIASLRINQLMPQLKAAWQASSALSHKLFQVEFQTTLAGDAMVTLCYHRPLDERWQTAAEQLAKDLDISVIGRSKGKRVVIGRDHVVEKLEVAGRTFTYQQPEGAFTQPNGTVNQKMLNWAYDALGERSDDLLELYCGNGNFTLPLATRVRKVLATEISKTSVYAALNNLRDNAVDNVTLVRLSAEELTEALNEVRPFRRLQGIDLKSYEFGSVFVDPPRAGMDPDTCELTRRFDNILYISCNPATLAENIAQLHDTHRIERCAVFDQFPWTHHMESGVLLVRR; the protein is encoded by the coding sequence ATGAGTGCCTTGCCGTTTGATTCTGCTACCTACGCCGTTGAGCTTGAAGCCAAGGCCAACCGTCTGCGTGAGCTGCTGGCGCCCTTCGATGCGCCTGAGCCGCAGGTGTTCGACTCGCCGCTCAAGCACTTTCGCCTGCGGGCCGAGTTCCGTCTGTGGCGCGAGGGTGGTGAGCGTCACTACGCCATGTTTGCCCAGGACGACAAGCGCACACCGATCCTGATCGAAGACTTCCCGATCGCCAGCCTGCGCATCAACCAACTGATGCCCCAGCTCAAGGCTGCCTGGCAAGCCAGTTCGGCCCTGAGCCACAAGTTGTTCCAGGTGGAGTTCCAGACCACCCTGGCAGGCGATGCAATGGTCACCTTGTGCTATCACCGCCCGCTGGACGAGCGCTGGCAAACCGCCGCCGAGCAGTTGGCCAAAGACCTGGATATCAGCGTGATCGGTCGCTCCAAGGGCAAACGTGTTGTGATTGGCCGCGATCATGTAGTCGAGAAGCTGGAAGTGGCAGGCCGCACCTTCACGTATCAACAGCCTGAAGGCGCGTTCACCCAGCCAAACGGTACGGTCAACCAGAAGATGCTCAATTGGGCATACGACGCACTGGGCGAGCGTTCGGATGATCTGCTGGAGCTGTATTGCGGCAACGGCAACTTCACCCTGCCGCTGGCTACCCGTGTGCGTAAGGTACTTGCCACCGAAATCAGCAAGACGTCGGTATACGCCGCGCTGAACAACCTGCGCGACAACGCTGTGGATAACGTCACGCTGGTACGCTTGTCGGCCGAAGAGCTGACCGAAGCCCTGAACGAAGTACGTCCGTTCCGTCGCTTGCAGGGCATCGACCTGAAAAGCTACGAGTTCGGCAGCGTCTTCGTCGACCCGCCTCGCGCGGGCATGGACCCGGACACCTGTGAGCTGACCCGCCGTTTCGACAACATCCTGTATATCTCGTGCAACCCGGCGACATTGGCCGAGAATATCGCCCAACTGCACGATACTCACCGTATCGAGCGCTGCGCGGTATTTGACCAGTTTCCGTGGACGCACCATATGGAATCGGGTGTGTTGCTGGTTCGTCGGTAA
- a CDS encoding type I secretion system permease/ATPase: MTRPKANEMLAALTAYKRAFFNIGLFSAVINLLMLAPALYMLQVYDRVLASGNQMTLLMLTLMILGLFGLMGALEWVRSQVVIRLGTQMDMRLNQRVYDAAFEAQLRTGSPAAAQALNDLTSLRQFATGNALFAFFDAPWFPVYLFVIFMFSPWLGLLALGGAVLLMILAWVNQHVSQAPLKAASELSVQATQQASAHLRNAEAIEAMGMLDTLRGRWLAQHTVFLAQQNLASEKTATVSAWSKGVRLALQSLVLGLGALLAVQGQITAGMMIAGSILMGRVLSPIDQLIGVWKQWSSARLAYQRLEALLHSYPARAQRMALPAPRGELAMEQLSASAPGTRRATLANLSFTLPAGQVLGVIGPSGCGKSTLARLLIGVWQPLAGKVRLDGAELSQWDKHQLGPHLGYLPQDIQLFAGTIAQNIARFAEVDADKVLAAAQLAGVHQLILQLPDGYETRLGEGGAGLSGGQKQRIGLARALYGLPAVIVLDEPNSNLDEAGEQALLQAITQLKQHKRTLILITHKPNVLTLTDQLLILREGQLQAFGPTAKVLGAPAAVKPAAPKPAMNVSYRLGTAEANKA, encoded by the coding sequence ATGACCCGGCCCAAAGCCAACGAGATGCTGGCTGCCTTGACGGCCTACAAACGTGCTTTTTTCAATATCGGCCTGTTCTCGGCCGTGATCAATTTACTGATGCTGGCCCCGGCCCTGTACATGCTGCAGGTATATGACCGGGTGCTGGCATCGGGCAATCAAATGACCCTGTTGATGCTGACGCTGATGATCCTCGGCCTGTTTGGCCTGATGGGGGCGTTGGAGTGGGTGCGTAGCCAGGTGGTGATCCGCCTCGGCACGCAGATGGACATGCGCTTGAATCAGCGCGTCTACGACGCCGCTTTCGAGGCGCAATTGCGCACCGGCAGTCCGGCAGCAGCGCAGGCGTTGAATGACCTCACCAGCCTGCGCCAGTTCGCGACGGGCAATGCGCTGTTCGCGTTTTTCGACGCGCCGTGGTTTCCGGTGTATCTGTTTGTGATCTTTATGTTCAGCCCCTGGCTGGGGCTGTTGGCCCTGGGCGGCGCGGTGCTGTTGATGATTCTGGCGTGGGTCAATCAACACGTTTCCCAAGCGCCGCTCAAGGCCGCCAGCGAGTTGTCGGTGCAGGCCACCCAGCAGGCCAGCGCGCATCTGCGCAATGCCGAGGCCATTGAAGCCATGGGCATGCTCGACACCTTGCGCGGGCGTTGGCTGGCGCAGCACACGGTCTTTTTGGCGCAGCAGAATCTGGCCAGCGAAAAAACCGCCACCGTCAGTGCCTGGTCCAAGGGCGTGCGTCTGGCCCTGCAATCCCTGGTGCTTGGCCTCGGTGCCTTGCTGGCGGTGCAGGGGCAGATCACGGCCGGGATGATGATTGCCGGCTCCATTCTGATGGGCCGGGTGTTGAGCCCCATCGATCAGTTGATCGGCGTGTGGAAACAGTGGAGTTCGGCGCGGCTGGCCTATCAGCGTCTCGAAGCCTTGCTGCACAGCTATCCGGCTCGGGCGCAACGCATGGCTTTGCCCGCGCCACGGGGCGAGCTGGCGATGGAGCAATTGAGCGCCAGTGCGCCCGGCACCCGTCGCGCCACCCTGGCCAACCTGAGTTTTACCCTGCCGGCCGGGCAGGTGCTGGGGGTGATCGGGCCTTCTGGTTGCGGCAAGTCAACCCTGGCCCGGCTGCTGATCGGCGTATGGCAGCCGCTGGCGGGCAAGGTGCGGCTGGACGGTGCCGAGCTGTCGCAGTGGGACAAACACCAGCTTGGCCCGCACTTGGGTTATTTGCCCCAGGACATTCAGCTGTTTGCCGGCACCATCGCGCAAAACATCGCACGCTTTGCCGAGGTGGATGCCGACAAGGTACTGGCCGCCGCGCAACTGGCGGGTGTGCATCAGCTGATTCTGCAATTGCCCGACGGTTATGAAACGCGCCTGGGCGAGGGTGGCGCTGGTTTGTCCGGCGGGCAGAAGCAGCGCATCGGCCTGGCCCGCGCGCTGTACGGTCTGCCTGCGGTGATCGTGCTCGACGAACCCAACTCCAACCTCGATGAAGCCGGGGAGCAGGCCTTGTTGCAGGCCATTACCCAGCTCAAACAGCACAAGCGAACCCTGATTTTGATCACCCACAAACCCAATGTGCTGACCCTCACCGACCAACTGTTGATCCTGCGCGAAGGCCAGCTACAAGCCTTTGGCCCCACGGCCAAGGTGCTCGGCGCGCCCGCTGCAGTTAAACCTGCGGCGCCCAAGCCGGCGATGAACGTGAGCTACCGGCTCGGCACGGCAGAGGCGAACAAAGCATGA
- a CDS encoding TonB-dependent hemoglobin/transferrin/lactoferrin family receptor — translation MMGSQRKGVQSASRLAFAVHVGIVALLAAQMPVQAAEKVSSAVQQEFIAFHIPAQPLDKAVLIFAEQAGLQVLFDSQMLRGLSSVALNGDLGVQEGLARLLGNNPVEYRFTGERQITLTRVSGEHNGALALGTTSVTASEGNTADWVYQTPEGVSVITSEQINKRAPRHTADMLEETPGVYTAVDQRDPGLSVNIRGLQDYGRVNMNVDGMRQDFSVNGHQHRNGVMLIDPQMISSIEIDKGTQSGMGGAAVLGGIATFKTIEASDFLKDGKEFGGRIRAGSGIGELGNGTYFNGGGVFAIGNDIGDALFAYSERHFGNYRSGRQNADNLGDEIRVKKTRREAWNNWLNNEVGDAGSVTRSQMVKFGLNLPNDQRVQLSYLNTDSDSNDSWTYAINNETDYDYVRHSKNNLGTANFGLDYSFNPDNELIDFKAKLYYVTTELVRSNAGHQTSEVRNNYDPYKDYFRTDTWGLQGENTSRFNFDTYGLLTWNYGLEMYQDTFKPKSNKVAALSEAVKPYVDGADPSGKRTMASLFSNLEYNYNDWLTLNGGLRYDRYRLEGKTGMTLYRQEIIRYENGVPVVNLDPAKRVEDTYDLDEESGQFSPTFGLAIKPGVDWLQLYARWGKGWRPPAVTEVLMTGRPHGGNAPERVFPNPFLKAEESRDWEVGFNIFKESLFFNNDRLGMKVSYFDNRIKNFTFMQYGIALPEASNNFGDLAYVNNLNDTRFRGLEYQLNYDMGRAYTNLSYTHMIGANDFCANDHYLGGAKKAGKILKSYLERYVKPDGTMGFRKVSEYEYLDDDKSNSYVACGGIMGSAAHMPADRGSLTVGARFLERRLDTGIRLRYSRGNGADMNAHNYYSIEQATWPKYSVYDLYASYWPTNDVNLTLVLENATDEAYFVAMGDANNLSLARGRTLSGMLEYKF, via the coding sequence ATGATGGGTAGTCAGCGCAAAGGGGTGCAATCCGCAAGTCGGTTAGCCTTTGCAGTTCATGTCGGGATTGTCGCCCTGTTGGCGGCGCAAATGCCGGTGCAGGCCGCAGAAAAAGTCAGCAGCGCCGTTCAGCAAGAATTTATCGCCTTCCATATTCCGGCCCAGCCGCTGGACAAGGCCGTGCTGATCTTCGCCGAACAGGCGGGCCTGCAAGTGCTGTTTGACAGCCAGATGCTGCGCGGCCTGAGCTCCGTGGCGCTGAATGGCGACCTTGGCGTGCAGGAAGGCCTGGCGCGCTTGCTGGGCAACAACCCGGTGGAATATCGCTTTACCGGCGAGCGCCAGATCACCCTGACCCGCGTCAGCGGCGAACACAACGGCGCCCTGGCCCTGGGCACCACCTCGGTGACGGCCAGTGAGGGTAATACGGCGGATTGGGTTTATCAGACGCCTGAAGGGGTGTCCGTGATTACCAGCGAGCAAATCAACAAGCGCGCCCCCCGCCACACAGCCGACATGCTCGAAGAAACCCCCGGTGTCTACACCGCAGTAGACCAACGCGACCCAGGCTTGTCGGTCAATATCCGGGGTCTTCAGGACTATGGCCGGGTCAACATGAACGTTGATGGCATGCGCCAGGACTTCAGCGTCAATGGTCACCAGCATCGCAATGGCGTGATGCTGATCGATCCGCAGATGATCTCAAGTATTGAAATTGATAAAGGCACTCAGTCGGGCATGGGCGGTGCTGCAGTACTCGGGGGGATCGCCACCTTTAAAACCATCGAAGCCAGTGATTTTTTGAAAGATGGCAAAGAGTTCGGCGGACGTATCCGGGCAGGTAGCGGTATCGGTGAATTGGGCAACGGTACTTATTTCAACGGTGGTGGAGTGTTCGCCATTGGAAACGACATTGGCGATGCCTTGTTTGCCTACAGTGAACGACACTTCGGCAACTACCGTAGTGGCCGGCAAAACGCTGACAACCTGGGGGATGAAATCCGCGTCAAAAAAACTCGCCGCGAAGCCTGGAACAACTGGCTGAACAATGAGGTGGGGGATGCAGGCAGCGTGACGCGCTCGCAGATGGTCAAGTTCGGCCTCAACTTGCCCAATGATCAGCGTGTACAACTGAGCTATCTGAATACCGACAGCGACAGCAATGATTCATGGACCTACGCGATCAACAACGAGACGGACTATGACTACGTCCGCCATAGCAAGAACAATCTGGGCACCGCCAACTTCGGGCTGGACTACAGCTTTAATCCCGACAACGAACTGATCGATTTCAAGGCCAAGCTGTATTACGTCACCACTGAACTGGTGCGTTCCAACGCCGGGCACCAGACGAGCGAAGTAAGGAACAACTACGACCCGTACAAGGACTATTTCCGTACCGATACCTGGGGGCTGCAAGGCGAGAACACCTCACGCTTCAACTTCGATACCTACGGTCTTTTGACCTGGAATTATGGCCTGGAGATGTACCAGGACACCTTCAAGCCAAAGAGCAATAAAGTTGCGGCCTTGAGTGAAGCGGTAAAACCTTATGTTGATGGTGCCGACCCTTCTGGCAAACGCACTATGGCCAGCCTGTTCAGCAATCTGGAGTACAACTACAACGACTGGCTGACCCTCAATGGTGGCTTGCGCTATGACCGTTATCGTCTTGAAGGCAAGACGGGGATGACGCTGTATCGTCAAGAAATCATTCGGTATGAGAATGGTGTGCCGGTGGTTAATCTGGATCCGGCAAAGCGTGTCGAAGATACCTACGACCTGGACGAAGAGAGCGGCCAGTTTTCACCGACGTTCGGTCTTGCGATCAAGCCGGGTGTGGACTGGCTTCAGTTGTATGCACGTTGGGGCAAGGGATGGCGCCCACCGGCGGTGACCGAAGTATTGATGACGGGGCGGCCTCATGGCGGCAATGCCCCTGAACGGGTGTTCCCAAACCCCTTTCTCAAGGCAGAGGAATCCAGAGACTGGGAAGTCGGCTTCAATATATTTAAAGAGTCGTTATTTTTTAATAATGACCGTCTGGGTATGAAGGTTTCTTATTTTGATAACCGAATCAAGAACTTTACGTTTATGCAGTACGGTATCGCGCTGCCTGAAGCATCAAATAATTTTGGTGATCTGGCATACGTTAATAACTTGAATGATACCCGTTTTAGGGGGCTTGAGTATCAGCTCAACTATGATATGGGGCGTGCGTATACCAATTTAAGCTACACCCATATGATTGGTGCTAACGATTTTTGTGCAAATGATCACTATCTTGGGGGCGCCAAAAAAGCCGGAAAAATCCTGAAGAGTTATTTGGAGCGTTATGTAAAGCCGGATGGGACAATGGGCTTTAGAAAAGTGAGCGAGTATGAGTACCTGGATGATGATAAAAGCAACAGCTACGTCGCGTGCGGCGGGATCATGGGCAGCGCGGCGCATATGCCCGCAGACCGGGGATCTTTAACCGTTGGTGCACGCTTTCTGGAGCGACGCCTGGACACGGGTATTCGTTTGCGCTATAGCCGCGGTAACGGTGCCGATATGAATGCCCATAACTATTACAGTATCGAGCAAGCGACCTGGCCTAAGTACAGTGTGTATGACCTGTATGCCAGTTACTGGCCCACTAATGATGTGAACCTCACGTTAGTGCTGGAGAACGCCACTGATGAGGCATATTTCGTTGCCATGGGCGATGCCAATAACTTGAGTTTGGCTCGGGGTCGTACATTGAGCGGAATGCTCGAATACAAATTTTAA
- a CDS encoding HlyD family type I secretion periplasmic adaptor subunit: protein MTQLNAKAVGDSNVLQLDDTRYARLGWLLMLGGFLGFLGWAALAPLDKGVAVSGKVMVSGHRKVVQHPSGGIVERIDVRDGDKVVAGQVLIRLKETPLLGQAQSLRSQFYGSLASEARLNAERDGVASVSFPTELTALASEPEVASNLALQRQLFDSRRQALLLDQQGIDESIAGAEAQLRGVRDSQASKVLQRTALTEQLLGLRELAREGYIPRNRLLDSERVYAQVLGSISEDYGRIGQLQRQVLEMRLKIRQLAEEYQKEVRTQLADTRVRTEDLRNRLASAEFELANSQLRAPVAGIVVGLDVFTEGGVIKPGQALMEIVPQGEPLLVEARVPVELADKVHAGLPVELMFSAFSQSTTPRVAGEVMLVSADRQVDERTDEPYYTLRAQVTEAGMAQLAGLQIRPGMPVEAFVRTGERSMLNYLFKPLLDRTHMALVEE, encoded by the coding sequence ATGACGCAGTTAAATGCCAAGGCCGTTGGCGACAGCAATGTGCTGCAACTGGATGACACCCGATATGCGCGCCTGGGCTGGTTGTTGATGCTCGGCGGCTTTCTCGGATTTCTCGGCTGGGCCGCATTGGCACCGCTGGATAAGGGCGTTGCGGTGTCGGGCAAGGTGATGGTTTCGGGCCATCGCAAAGTGGTGCAACACCCCAGCGGCGGGATTGTTGAGCGCATCGATGTGCGCGACGGCGACAAGGTGGTCGCAGGCCAGGTACTGATTCGCTTGAAGGAAACCCCGCTGCTGGGTCAGGCCCAATCCTTGCGCAGCCAGTTTTATGGCTCGCTGGCCAGTGAAGCGCGGCTTAATGCCGAGCGCGACGGTGTGGCCAGTGTGAGCTTTCCCACCGAGTTGACGGCATTGGCGAGCGAGCCGGAGGTGGCGTCCAATCTGGCTTTGCAACGGCAATTGTTCGATAGCCGGCGTCAGGCATTGCTGCTGGATCAGCAGGGTATCGATGAAAGCATCGCGGGCGCCGAGGCGCAGTTGCGTGGGGTACGTGACTCCCAGGCCAGCAAGGTTCTGCAACGCACTGCCCTGACCGAGCAGTTGCTGGGTTTGCGTGAGCTGGCCCGTGAAGGCTATATCCCGCGCAATCGCCTGTTGGACAGCGAGCGGGTGTACGCCCAGGTGCTGGGTTCGATCAGTGAAGACTACGGTCGCATCGGCCAATTACAGCGACAAGTGCTGGAGATGCGTCTGAAAATTCGGCAACTGGCCGAGGAGTATCAAAAGGAAGTGCGTACGCAACTGGCCGATACCCGGGTTCGCACTGAAGACCTGCGCAATCGGCTGGCGTCGGCCGAGTTTGAGTTGGCCAACAGTCAGTTGCGCGCACCGGTGGCCGGGATTGTGGTGGGCCTGGATGTGTTTACCGAAGGTGGGGTGATCAAGCCCGGTCAGGCGCTGATGGAAATCGTGCCCCAGGGCGAGCCCCTGCTGGTCGAGGCCCGGGTGCCGGTCGAGCTGGCCGACAAGGTGCACGCCGGGTTGCCGGTGGAGCTGATGTTTTCGGCCTTTAGCCAGAGCACCACGCCGCGGGTGGCGGGGGAAGTGATGCTGGTGTCGGCGGATCGCCAGGTCGATGAACGCACGGACGAGCCGTATTACACACTGCGTGCCCAGGTCACTGAAGCAGGCATGGCCCAGTTGGCAGGGTTGCAGATTCGCCCGGGCATGCCGGTTGAGGCATTTGTGCGCACGGGCGAGCGCTCGATGCTCAATTACCTGTTCAAACCGCTGCTCGACCGTACTCACATGGCATTGGTGGAAGAATGA